In one window of Myotis daubentonii chromosome 13, mMyoDau2.1, whole genome shotgun sequence DNA:
- the SLC25A16 gene encoding solute carrier family 25 member 16 isoform X4 — protein MAGSMAGMTAVICTYPLDMVRVRLAFQVKGEHTYTGIIHAFKTIYAKEGGFLGFYRGLMPTILGMAPYAGVSFFTFGTLKSVGLSHAPTLLGRPSSDNPNVLVLKTHINLLCGGVAGAIAQTISYPFDVTRRRMQLGTVLPEFEKCLTMRETMKYVYGHHGIRRGLYRGLSLNYIRCIPSQAVAFTTYELMKQFFHLN, from the exons GTATGACAGCAGTTATCTGTACTTACCCTCTTGACATGGTTAGAGTTCGCCTAGCATTCCAGGTGAAAGGGGAACACACTTACACAGGAATTATTCATGCATTCAAAACAATTTATGCAAAG GAAGGCGGTTTCCTTGGATTTTACAGAGGCCTGATGCCTACTATATTAGGAATGGCTCCATATGCAG gtgtttcattttttacttttggtACCTTAAAGAGTGTTGGGCTTTCCCATGCTCCTACCCTTCTTGGCAGACCTTCATCAGACAATCCTAATGTCTTAGTTTTGAAAACTCACATAAACTTACTTTGTGGTGGTGTTGCTGGAGCAATAGCACAGACAATATC CTACCCATTTGATGTAACTCGTAGGCGAATGCAATTAGGAACTGTTCTTCCAGAATTTGAAAAGTGCCT TACCATGCGGGAGACTATGAAATATGTCTATGGACACCATGGAATTCGGAGAGGATTATATCGTGGCTTATCTCTGAACTACATTCGCTGCATTCCCTCTCAAGCAGTGGCTTTTACAACATATGAACTCATGAAGCAGTTTTTTCACCTCAACTAA